The following coding sequences lie in one Zingiber officinale cultivar Zhangliang chromosome 2B, Zo_v1.1, whole genome shotgun sequence genomic window:
- the LOC122048569 gene encoding BRCA1-associated protein-like: MAASSVSMSNVADGAILMEIPGWEANANGYLLSMEAEAATRSASQGTNPPQFIFRFCLRTISPSTRAVDSAAYFTINQPYQNILYGAAWEEETRWMLCHVAANHVRTADDLALLILAFRRYTQAVFDRFPIMDLSMIEFFSVIEIPPAVPSTSTGRLHYFVPLETRQYFFEDDEPVRGPTPAPAAAVEGLQMKKITEEPGVCSICLEEFNRTTHVLEMPCRHIFHKECLKEWLARSNTCPLCRFALTDGADLAATRSI; encoded by the coding sequence atggCGGCGTCTTCCGTCTCGATGAGCAACGTTGCAGATGGCGCTATTTTAATGGAGATTCCTGGGTGGGAAGCCAATGCAAATGGCTATCTCCTTAGCATGGAGGCGGAAGCGGCGACACGAAGTGCTTCGCAGGGCACGAACCCGCCGCAATTTATCTTTCGCTTTTGCCTCCGAACGATCTCTCCTTCCACCCGCGCTGTCGACAGCGCTGCCTACTTCACCATCAACCAGCCCTATCAGAACATCCTCTATGGTGCCGCTTGGGAAGAGGAGACGCGGTGGATGCTCTGTCACGTGGCGGCGAATCACGTGCGCACTGCTGATGATCTTGCCCTTCTTATATTAGCTTTTCGTAGATACACCCAAGCTGTGTTTGATCGTTTTCCAATCATGGACTTATCCATGATTGAGTTCTTCTCCGTGATTGAGATTCCTCCTGCTGTTCCTTCCACTTCTACTGGCCGCCTTCACTACTTTGTGCCACTGGAGACACGACAATATTTTTTCGAGGACGACGAACCCGTCAGAGGGCCGACGCCGGCGCCTGCAGCTGCGGTGGAGGGACTCCAAATGAAGAAGATCACAGAAGAGCCTGGCGTATGCTCAATCTGTCTGGAAGAATTCAACCGAACGACTCATGTTTTGGAGATGCCGTGTCGTCATATATTTCACAAGGAGTGTCTGAAGGAGTGGCTGGCTCGAAGTAATACCTGTCCACTCTGCAGGTTCGCACTCACTGATGGCGCAGATCTAGCAGCTACTCGATCGATCTAA